Proteins from one Pseudomonas grandcourensis genomic window:
- the hldE gene encoding bifunctional D-glycero-beta-D-manno-heptose-7-phosphate kinase/D-glycero-beta-D-manno-heptose 1-phosphate adenylyltransferase HldE: MKLSMPRFDQAPVLVVGDVMLDRYWHGGTSRISPEAPVPVVKVDHIEDRPGGAANVALNIAALGAPASLVGVTGDDEAANSLVNSLKGAGVRAIFQRIAHQPTIVKLRVMSRHQQLLRIDFEEPFATDALALAAQVDELLEGIKVLVLSDYGKGALKNHQALIQAARARGIPVLADPKGKDFSIYRGASLITPNLNEFETIVGGCADEHELVSKGAQLMHDLDLGALLVTRGEHGMTLLRPDHPALHLPARAREVFDVTGAGDTVISTLAAAIAAGEELPHAVALANLAAGIVVGKLGTAAISAPELRRAIQREEGSERGVLGLEQLLLAVDDARAHNERIVFTNGCFDILHAGHVTYLEQARAQGDRLIVAINDDASVSRLKGPGRPINSVDRRMAVLAGLGAVDWVISFSEGTPENLLSAVKPDVLVKGGDYGIDQVVGADIVTAYGGTVKVLGLVENSSTTAIVEKIRKS, from the coding sequence ATGAAGTTGTCCATGCCGCGATTCGATCAAGCCCCTGTCTTGGTAGTCGGCGATGTCATGCTCGACCGTTACTGGCATGGTGGTACCTCACGGATTTCTCCTGAGGCACCGGTGCCGGTGGTCAAGGTCGATCACATCGAAGACCGCCCGGGCGGTGCTGCCAACGTTGCCTTGAACATTGCTGCCCTGGGGGCTCCGGCTTCGCTGGTCGGTGTCACCGGCGACGATGAAGCCGCCAACAGCCTGGTCAACAGCCTCAAGGGCGCCGGCGTGCGAGCCATCTTCCAGCGCATTGCGCACCAGCCGACCATCGTCAAGCTGCGGGTCATGAGCCGTCACCAGCAATTGCTGCGCATCGACTTCGAAGAACCCTTCGCCACCGACGCGCTGGCGCTGGCCGCGCAGGTCGACGAGTTGCTCGAAGGCATCAAGGTGCTGGTGCTGTCCGACTACGGCAAAGGCGCGCTGAAAAACCATCAGGCGCTGATCCAGGCCGCCCGTGCCCGTGGCATTCCGGTGCTGGCCGATCCCAAGGGCAAGGATTTCTCGATCTACCGCGGTGCGAGCCTGATCACGCCAAACCTCAACGAATTCGAAACCATCGTGGGTGGTTGCGCCGATGAGCACGAATTGGTGAGCAAGGGCGCGCAGCTAATGCACGACCTTGACCTCGGTGCCCTGCTGGTGACCCGTGGCGAGCACGGCATGACCTTGCTGCGCCCGGATCATCCGGCGCTGCACTTGCCGGCCCGCGCCCGTGAAGTGTTCGACGTGACCGGTGCCGGCGACACAGTAATTTCCACCCTGGCGGCCGCTATTGCCGCGGGTGAAGAACTGCCCCACGCGGTGGCCCTGGCCAACCTGGCGGCGGGCATCGTGGTCGGCAAGCTCGGTACGGCGGCCATCAGTGCGCCGGAACTGCGTCGTGCGATTCAGCGGGAGGAAGGTTCCGAGCGTGGAGTGCTGGGTCTTGAGCAGCTGTTGCTGGCGGTCGATGACGCCCGCGCGCACAACGAGCGGATCGTGTTCACCAACGGTTGCTTCGACATCCTGCACGCCGGTCACGTGACCTACCTGGAGCAGGCGCGGGCCCAGGGCGATCGCCTGATCGTGGCGATTAACGACGATGCATCGGTCAGCCGCCTGAAAGGGCCGGGCCGTCCGATCAACAGTGTCGACCGGCGCATGGCGGTACTGGCCGGCCTGGGTGCGGTGGACTGGGTGATCAGCTTCTCGGAAGGCACCCCGGAAAACCTGCTGAGCGCGGTCAAGCCGGACGTGTTGGTCAAGGGCGGCGACTACGGGATCGACCAGGTGGTCG